One part of the Arabidopsis thaliana chromosome 1 sequence genome encodes these proteins:
- a CDS encoding SNARE-like superfamily protein: MANTACFIIVGRNDIPIYEAEVGSAAKREDAAQLHQFILHAALDVVQDLAWTTSAMFLKSVDRFNDLVVSVYVTAGHTRLMLLHDSRNEDGIKSFFQEVHELYIKILLNPLYLPGSRITSSHFDTKVRALARKYL, translated from the exons ATGGCTAACACTGCCTGCTTTATCATTGTGGGCCGGAATGATATTCCCATCTATGAAGCTGAAGTTGGATCTGCTGCTAAA AGAGAAGATGCTGCACAGTTGCACCAATTTATATTACATGCAGCGTTAGATGTTGTCCAAGACCTAGCATGGACTACAAGTGCCAT GTTCTTGAAGTCAGTGGACAGGTTTAACGATCTGGTTGTGTCAGTATATGTTACCGCAGGCC ATACCCGACTGATGCTCCTTCATGATTCACGGAATGAGGACGGCATCAAGAGCTTCTTTCAAGAGGTGCATGAGCTTTATATAAAG ATTCTTCTGAATCCCTTGTATCTTCCTGGTTCTCGGATAACGTCGTCACATTTTGACACCAAAGTACGTGCACTTGCAAGAAAGTACCTGTAG
- a CDS encoding Transmembrane amino acid transporter family protein (Transmembrane amino acid transporter family protein; CONTAINS InterPro DOMAIN/s: Amino acid transporter, transmembrane (InterPro:IPR013057); BEST Arabidopsis thaliana protein match is: Transmembrane amino acid transporter family protein (TAIR:AT5G38820.1); Has 30201 Blast hits to 17322 proteins in 780 species: Archae - 12; Bacteria - 1396; Metazoa - 17338; Fungi - 3422; Plants - 5037; Viruses - 0; Other Eukaryotes - 2996 (source: NCBI BLink).), producing the protein MDSSYSVISKTSYVELQKPTVNGKPRNKLLPSDEESFVNDFDDARNGVGGEDADDLDFDVADYPLVHGKSSNQGSGIYGAVFNLTTSIIGAGIMALPATMKVLGLVLGFVLIILMALLSEISVELLVRFSVLYKSKSYGEVVQFALGKTARVLSEICIIVNNGGVLVVYLIIMGDVMSGSLHHIGVLDQWLGNGFWDHRKVLILIVMVIFLAPLCALNKIDSLSVTSAASVALAVVFVVVCFVVATIKLIEGTIDPPRLSPDFGSKQAILDLLVVIPIMSNAYVCHFNVQPIYNELEGRSPHKMNRVGRITTAICVVVYASTAVSGYLLFGKDTESDILTNFDQDLGIRFSSAVNYIVRIGYILHLVLVFPVIHFSLRETVNTLLFEGSPPLSESKKRSLGLTVVLLALIYIGSTMIPNIWTAFKFTGATSAVSLGFTFPALIALRLGKQSNSLSFVERSVSWLMLILAVVVSIVGTIGNIYSLESKSD; encoded by the coding sequence ATGGATAGCAGTTACTCTGTCATTTCCAAAACTTCTTACGTTGAGTTACAGAAACCGACGGTTAATGGGAAACCCAGAAACAAGTTGCTTCCTTCTGATGAAGAAAGCTTCGTCAATGATTTTGACGATGCCCGTAATGGTGTTGGGGGTGAAGATGCTGATGATCTCGATTTCGATGTCGCTGATTACCCACTCGTTCATGGCAAATCATCCAATCAAGGATCTGGGATTTACGGTGCTGTTTTCAATCTCACCACTTCTATTATCGGCGCCGGGATCATGGCATTGCCCGCCACCATGAAAGTTCTCGGCTTGgttctagggtttgttttgattatccTCATGGCTCTTTTGTCTGAGATTAGTGTTGAGCTTCTGGTTAGATTTTCTGTTCTTTACAAGTCCAAATCCTACGGCGAGGTTGTTCAATTCGCTTTGGGGAAAACCGCTAGGGTTTTGTCTGAGATTTGTATCATTGTCAACAATGGTGGCGTTCTCGTTGTTTACTTGATTATTATGGGCGATGTTATGTCTGGTTCTCTCCATCACATTGGGGTTTTGGATCAATGGTTAGGGAATGGGTTCTGGGATCACCGTAAagtgttgattttgattgttatggTCATCTTCTTGGCTCCTCTCTGTGCTTTGAACAAGATTGATTCCTTGAGCGTTACATCAGCTGCTTCTGTTGCTCTTGCTGTTGTCTTTGTGGTTGTCTGTTTTGTTGTCGCCACCATCAAGCTTATCGAAGGAACTATCGACCCTCCAAGGTTGTCTCCTGACTTTGGTTCCAAACAAGCAATTTTGGACCTTCTTGTGGTCATTCCGATTATGTCAAACGCATACGTTTGTCACTTCAATGTTCAGCCGATATACAACGAGCTTGAAGGTCGATCACCTCATAAGATGAACCGAGTTGGGAGAATCACAACAGCCATTTGTGTTGTTGTCTACGCTTCAACTGCTGTATCGGGTTATCTCCTCTTCGGCAAGGACACCGAATCAGATATCTTGACCAACTTTGATCAAGATCTCGGTATCCGGTTCAGCTCTGCGGTGAATTACATTGTCAGAATCGGCTACATTCTTCATCTAGTTCTCGTCTTCCCTGTGATCCATTTCTCCTTGAGAGAAACCGTCAATACCTTACTGTTTGAAGGCTCGCCTCCTCTATCCGAAAGCAAAAAGAGATCTTTGGGACTCACTGTGGTCTTGCTGGCTCTTATTTACATTGGCTCAACGATGATACCAAACATATGGACTGCTTTCAAATTCACAGGCGCAACATCAGCTGTTTCACTTGGTTTTACATTCCCTGCTCTGATCGCATTGCGGTTAGGGAAACAGAGCAATTCGTTAAGCTTCGTGGAAAGATCAGTGTCATGGCTGATGCTAATCTTGGCCGTAGTGGTTAGCATTGTTGGAACCATTGGCAACATTTACAGCCTCGAGAGCAAATCAGATTGA
- a CDS encoding Sterile alpha motif (SAM) domain-containing protein (Sterile alpha motif (SAM) domain-containing protein; CONTAINS InterPro DOMAIN/s: Sterile alpha motif homology (InterPro:IPR010993), Sterile alpha motif, type 2 (InterPro:IPR011510); BEST Arabidopsis thaliana protein match is: Sterile alpha motif (SAM) domain-containing protein (TAIR:AT1G15760.1); Has 64 Blast hits to 64 proteins in 13 species: Archae - 0; Bacteria - 0; Metazoa - 0; Fungi - 0; Plants - 64; Viruses - 0; Other Eukaryotes - 0 (source: NCBI BLink).) gives MDWFSWLSRTNLEASLIYEYGLSFSNNELEYEDIAYFNHEFLQSMGISIAKHRLEILKLARRDRKPSPLTARSIFRVLIAIKKTGKCFSEHVRAWIRREESSRALVVVSRSTSSSGNGRWKSARKKRLVMPSNGNGVKEERLLLTNGTPCRLDSFSNPKVSSGYEDDDNHWGNKDVEEKIKWDSMFQNLKPT, from the coding sequence ATGGATTGGTTCTCATGGCTCTCGAGAACAAATCTCGAAGCTTCTCTCATCTACGAGTAcggtctctctttctcaaacaACGAGCTCGAGTACGAAGACATTGCTTACTTCAACCACGAATTTCTCCAGAGCATGGGTATCTCAATCGCTAAGCACCGCCTCGAGATCCTGAAGCTTGCTCGGCGTGATCGGAAACCTTCACCGCTCACCGCTCGTTCGATTTTCAGAGTCTTGATCGCCATCAAGAAGACCGGGAAATGCTTCTCCGAGCATGTTAGGGCCTGGATCCGACGAGAGGAATCGTCCCGGGCTCTGGTCGTTGTGTCGAGAAGCACGAGTAGCAGCGGGAACGGGAGATGGAAAAGTgcgaggaagaagagattggtGATGCCGAGTAACGGAAATGGCGTCAAGGAAGAGAGACTCCTGTTGACGAATGGAACTCCTTGTAGGCTCGATAGCTTCTCCAATCCAAAGGTTTCTTCAGGttatgaagatgatgataatcatTGGGGAAACAAAGATGTAGAAGAGAAGATTAAGTGGGATTCCATGTTTCAGAACCTTAAACCTACTTGA
- a CDS encoding Major facilitator superfamily protein (Major facilitator superfamily protein; FUNCTIONS IN: molecular_function unknown; INVOLVED IN: response to karrikin; LOCATED IN: nucleus; EXPRESSED IN: 23 plant structures; EXPRESSED DURING: 13 growth stages; CONTAINS InterPro DOMAIN/s: Nodulin-like (InterPro:IPR010658), Major facilitator superfamily, general substrate transporter (InterPro:IPR016196); BEST Arabidopsis thaliana protein match is: Major facilitator superfamily protein (TAIR:AT4G34950.1); Has 2493 Blast hits to 2437 proteins in 753 species: Archae - 26; Bacteria - 1395; Metazoa - 19; Fungi - 170; Plants - 599; Viruses - 0; Other Eukaryotes - 284 (source: NCBI BLink).) encodes MTKLAEKSGSRPPWVGLAAAAWVQVSAGSGSTFPLYSSALKSVLGFSQQQVTILGVACDLGENMGLLPGYASNKLPPWSMLLIGASSCFLGFGVLWLSVSQIVLGLPFWLLFVALALATNSNSWFGTASLVTNMRNFPMSRGPVAGLLKGYIGISGAAFTVLFSMVLHHSAMDLLLFLTVGIPVICLTVMYFIRPCIPATGEDPSEPMYFAFLLVTSILFAAYLVVTTVLSEVFILPSILKYVLVAIMVLLLLSPLAVPIKMTLFRSNAKSSPLGSSDNLAKEEGTHEEPLLTPSTSASNLGPIFEGDDESDMEILLAEAEGAVKKKRKPRRGEDFKFGQVFVKADFWLLWFVYFLGMGSGVTVSNNLAQIGFAFGIKDTTILLCLFSFFNFIGRLASGAISEHFVRSRTLPRTLWMGAAQLVMVFTFLLFAMAIDHTIYVATALIGICMGFQFLSIATISELFGLRHFGINFNFILLGNPLGATIFSAILAGYIYDKEADKQGKMTCIGPDCFRVTFLVLAGVCGLGTLLSIILTVRIRPVYQALYASGSFRLQPQSTGH; translated from the exons ATGACGAAGCTGGCGGAAAAATCGGGAAGCAGACCACCGTGGGTGGGATTAGCGGCAGCCGCATGGGTTCAGGTCTCGGCGGGAAGTGGTTCGACGTTCCCGCTTTACTCCTCCGCTCTCAAAtcggttttgggttttagcCAGCAGCAGGTCACGATCCTTGGCGTTGCTTGTGATTTGGGTGAAAACATGGGTCTTCTTCCTGGATACGCCAGTAACAAGCTTCCTCCATGGTCGATGCTTCTCATCGGAGCTTCCTCTTGTTTCCTCGGCTTCGGCGTTCTTTGGCTCTCCGTCAGCCAAATCGTTCTTGGCTTGCCTTTTTGGCTG CTTTTTGTAGCTCTAGCTTTAGCTACCAATAGCAACTCGTGGTTCGGTACAGCATCTCTTGTCACCAATATGAGGAATTTTCCTATGAGCCGAGGCCCTGTGGCTGGACTTCTCAAAGGTTATATTGGGATCAGTGGTGCAGCATTCACTGTCTTGTTCAGCATGGTGCTTCACCATTCAGCTATGGATCTGCTTCTGTTTCTTACGGTTGGTATTCCGGTTATATGCTTAACTGTGATGTATTTCATCCGCCCCTGTATTCCGGCTACTGGTGAAGACCCTTCTGAGCCCATGTATTTCGCTTTTCTGCTTGTCACTAGTATACTGTTTGCTGCTTATCTTGTTGTGACGACTGTTTTGAGTGAGGTGTTTATACTGCCCAGCATACTCAAATATGTTCTTGTGGCTATCATGGTGTTACTTTTGTTGTCGCCTCTTGCGGTTCCCATCAAGATGACACTTTTCCGTTCAAATGCCAAGAGCTCTCCACTGGGGTCTTCAGACAATCTAGCCAAAGAGGAAGGTACTCATGAAGAACCGTTGCTGACACCTTCTACCTCAGCTTCAAACCTTGGGCCTATCTTTGAGGGAGATGATGAGTCGGATATGGAAATACTTCTTGCTGAAGCAGAAGGTgccgtgaagaagaagagaaaacccAGGAGAGGTGAGGATTTCAAGTTTGGCCAAGTTTTTGTCAAGGCAGATTTCTGGCTCCTTTGGTTTGTCTACTTCCTCGGCATGGGTTCAGGTGTTACAGTCTCGAACAACTTGGCACAGATCGGATTTGCTTTTGGTATTAAGGACACAACAATACTCCTGTGTcttttcagtttcttcaacttcatAGGCCGTCTTGCTTCAGGTGCCATTTCTGAGCACTTTGTGAG GTCAAGAACGCTTCCAAGAACACTATGGATGGGAGCCGCGCAGCTAGTTATGGTGTTCACATTCCTCCTCTTCGCCATGGCTATCGACCACACCATTTACGTTGCGACTGCTCTAATCGGAATATGCATGGGGTTTCAGTTCTTATCTATCGCAACCATCTCCGAGCTATTTGGTCTTAGACATTTTGGAATCAACTTCAACTTCATACTGCTGGGAAACCCGCTTGGTGCCACCATTTTCTCGGCCATTCTCGCAGGATACATCTATGACAAGGAGGCTGATAAGCAAGGGAAGATGACCTGCATTGGTCCAGATTGCTTCCGAGTAACATTCTTGGTTCTAGCCGGTGTTTGTGGGCTTGGAACCCTGCTGAGCATTATTTTGACAGTGAGAATTCGCCCGGTTTATCAAGCTCTATATGCGTCTGGCTCATTCCGGTTGCAGCCGCAATCAACGGGTCATTGA
- a CDS encoding envelope glycoprotein B, whose amino-acid sequence MSFIFRIGSAMLYTGQNEFYGSVERTFMYIVKQATGVLTKLTSLWDSIQSAKDIQLDGHNLFPPEFRGNIDHFNNMIKMSNITYPDRVANQTIRYLTGALNPVRYVLNVIAGVMLAVAFLGLLFSFCGLRVLVYLLVILGWILVTATILLSAVFLVFHNVVADTCMAMDQWVHDPAADSALSQLLPCLDPKTIGETLDITKTMTATAVDMTNAYTVNVSNHDQFPPNAPFYHNQSGPLVPLLCNPLDQNHKPRPCAPDEVLLANASQVYKGYICQVNAEGICTTQGRLTQGSYDQMMGAINVAFTLDHYGPFLASIADCTFVRDTFRDITTKNCPGLSITSQWIYAGLASLSGAVMFSLIFWLIFVRERRHRSQTKKSMIQMNRF is encoded by the exons AGCGTGGAGAGGACGTTTATGTACATTGTGAAACAAGCAACTGGAGTTTTGACTAAGCTAACGAGCTTATGGGACTCGATTCAATCTGCTAAAGACATTCAGCTCGATGGACACAACCTGTTTCCTCCCGAGTTTAGAGGCAACATCGATCATTTCAACAACATGATCAAGATGTCTAACATCACTTACCCCGACCGTGTCGCTAACCAGACAATCCGTTATCTCACCGGAGCACTAAACCCTGT GAGATATGTGTTAAATGTGATCGCTGGTGTAATGCTCGCAGTCGCATTCCTCGGCCTTT TGTTTTCGTTCTGTGGATTGCGAGTTCTTGTCTACCT ATTGGTAATTCTTGGTTGGATTCTCGTCACAGCCACTATCCTCCTCAGCGCCGTTTTCCTTGTATTCCACAA TGTGGTTGCGGACACGTGTATGGCTATGGACCAATGGGTGCATGACCCAGCGGCAGACTCAGCATTGAGTCAACTTCTTCCGTGTTTAGATCCTAAAACCATTGGAGAGACATTGGATATAACGAAGACGATGACTGCGACGGCCGTTGACATGACCAATGCGTACACGGTCAATGTCAGTAACCATGATCAGTTCCCACCTAATGCCCCTTTCTACCACAACCAGTCTGGTCCGCTCGTTCCTCTTCTCTGTAACCCACTCGACCAAAATCACAAACCGCGGCCTTGTGCTCCCGACGAAGTCCTCTTAGCCAATGCTTCTCAG GTTTATAAAGGCTATATTTGCCAAGTGAACGCAGAAGGAATCTGCACAACGCAGGGGAGGTTAACACAAGGTTCGTACGACCAGATGATGGGTGCGATCAACGTGGCGTTCACGTTGGACCATTATGGTCCCTTCTTAGCTAGTATTGCGGACTGTACATTCGTTAGAGACACCTTCAGAGACATAACCACCAAGAACTGCCCTGGACTTAGCATTACAAGTCAGTGGATCTACGCAGGACTCGCGTCGCTCTCTGGTGCAGTCATGTTCTCACTCATCTTCTGGTTGATTTTCGTCAGGGAAAGACGTCACCGATCTCAAACCAAAAAGTCTATGATCCAGATGAATAGATTTTAA